The Bacteroidia bacterium genomic interval AGCCTTGGCCCGTACATATAATTGCCATGCCCATGCCTGCCGATAAGAGATGCCTCCACTCCTTTCTGTAGTATCCTGTTGAAGTTTCAGAAGAAAAGTATCGATTGCCAATGGATGAAGTTCTCTCAATTGGAGATAGTTCAACTCCTTTTCCATCTCACTATCCAGGGCCTCTCTTCCAATAAGATCAATAAAAGCCCGATTGATGAAATTCATGACCGTCAGTTCATGGACCCCCGAATAAGGCGGAGGAGTATTATCAGGCACAAAGACCATTTCTCCCGTTTCCTGGCAGGCCCCAAAAAGAAAGCACAATAATATAATTGAATATCTGTTCAATTTCTTTCGGTTTTTCGAACAATCCAATTTGTAAAAAAGACAGGAACCCACAAGGCCTATAGTTCCATACTCATTACAGAAAAGTCATACTACGAAAAATCGTATAAATTGAAAGGGCGTTCAAGAAATGCCCCTGAAAGAAAAAAGGAAAGGAAAAATTAAAATCTCAAAAGAGCGATTAGTCTTTGAGGGTGAGGATTTCCAGGTTATGGTTGGTATAAATACAAATATCTGCTGCGATAGTAAGGGCTTGCTTTACAATCTCTTCGGCACTCAGATGAGGAGCATGTCGTTTCAGGGCTAAAGCCGCAGAACGGGCATAATTTGATCCAGAACCAATAGAAAGGATATCTTCATCTGGAGAAAGGACATCGCCGGTTCCGCTTATGATTAGGCCGGACCCTTTATCCATTACCACCAGCATAGCTTCCAATTTCCGGAGATAGCGATCCGTTCTCCAGTCTTTGGCCATCTCAATCGCTGCACGGGTGAGGTTGCTCCGATACATGTTGAGTTTTTCCTCAAATCGTTCGACTAAAGTAAAAGCATCAGAAGTAGATCCGGCAAAACCGATCATGATCTTACCTTCACCAATCAGGCGAACCTTCTTCACATTGCTTTTGGCAACGGTATCTCCCATGGTAGCCTGACCGTCTGCGCCAAGGGCTACCTCTCCATTATGCAAGACCCCCAAAACGGTGGTTGCGTGAATTTTCTGCATTTTTTATGACTTATTCGCGATTGCGAAGGGTGTGGATGTTATTACCTTTCTCAAAGTTATACACCTCACCAAAGTTTTTGTTGCGACGCTCCTCCAAAAAGTCCAGTCTGGGCTTAAGTTGATCTTTATCAACTACCAGACGATCCTTTCCAAATACTGCATCTTCACGAGATTGGAAATTGAGGTCATACTCGGGGCTCATAACGATGGCCTCTTCCGGGCAAACTTCCTCACAGAATCCACAATAGATACAGCGAAGCATGTCGATTTCGAAGCGCTCCGGGAATCTTTCCTTTTGATCTTCTTCCATTTCGGCAGCTTGCATGCTGATCGCAAGAGGTGGGCAGGCACGAGCACAGAGTCCACAAGCTACACATCTTTCTTTTCCCTGTTCAGCAACCAATACAGGACGGCCTCTGAATTCAGGACCTAGTACCGGTTTTTTCTCAGGATATTGAATAGTAACAGTTGGACGGAACATATGCTTGAAAGAGAACCACATGCCTTTAAATACTTCTGGGAAATAGAGTTTCCCACTCAGGCTGAGTCTGCGCTCTTTCTTACTTCCTTTTATGATGCCTTTTTGCGTGCCCATGTTTTATCTATAGTAGATTTAAGTACTCAATTTATTGGTCTTTTCTTTTGTAAGCAAACATTTGGGGCAATTGTTTCGATCTACCGGACCGAAAGCTTTATTTCTGCTAAAGGCTTGAAGAGATTTAAAAATTTGTACTTTTGTGTCATGCTGCGTGACGCCCTCAACTTTTTGCGAATTTCGCGGCCCGTGAATGTATTCATATCCTTTCTTGCTTTCGGGGTTGCGGCTTTCATATCTCAGGATAAATCCTGGGCTTTTCTCACAGATTCGGTTTTCTGGGCTACTGCCATTTGCATCATTGTCATTGCATCAGCAGGATATTGGGTAAATGATGTGTATGACTTTCGCATCGACCGAATAAACAAACCGGGCAAGACCATTGTAAATGCTTTTCTCTCAGTAAAAAAGGTATTGACGGTTTACTTTTTTGTAAATGGAGGAATCCTCATTTTTTCTTTTATCTACCTGGGCTATATGAATCAGATGTATCACATCTTTGTGATCAATTTGATTTCTGTTGGGCTTCTTTTCCTCTATGCAAGTTATTTAAAGCGTATAGGGATACCCGGAAATTTGAGTATCGCTTTTCTTATTGCCCTGGTCATTCTATTAGCAGGATATCTCTATGAGGTAAACTCTCCCCTGGTTTGGACGATGGTATTTGCTTTCGAAATTACCCTCATTCGCGAGATCACAAAGGATGTAGAAGATATTAGAGGTGATCTTCAATTTGAGCTTAGGACTTTACCTATTCAAATTGGAATCAGAAGAACCAAATACATCCTGCAGGTTTTCTATGTGTTTTTCCTCTTATCCTGCTACATTCCCTTCATTTATGGATATTTCAGGGTAAATACCCTTATATGGAATTATCTCCTGGTCTCTGTGCTCCTGGTACAAATTCCTACTATCTATATGATGTACCTCCTTGCCCGATCCGTAAGACCGGAAGATTTCGGCAAGCAAAGCACCTACCTCAAGTATATCATGTTAGGCGGAATTGCCAGCCTCTTTTTCTTATACTAAACAGAAAGGATATTTAGCAGGTCGAACAGGCTTTTATTGATCTGCTGTTCGTGTTTACAGGCCTTATCGAAAGAGGTATATTTTATCTCATCATTGACCATACCGACCATCACATTGGAGAGTCCTTCTCTTAGGGCTTCAACCGCAGCCATCCCCATCCTGGAAGCCAGCACTCGATCAAAGCAAGAGGGAGAGCCGCCTCTTTGAATATGTCCCAGTACAACTACCCGTGTCTGGTAATCATAATTTTCTTCTACCTTCTTGGCTACCTCAAAAGCACCTCCGGCATCATCTCCTTCCGCTACAACAATAATATTGGAGTCTTTCTTCCGTCCTTGCTCAAGCTTTTTGATGATATCTTCAATGATGGTTTCCTCCTCCGGAATCAAAACGGCTTCTGCCGCAGCAGCTATCCCTGAATTAAGCGCAAGAAAACCGGCATCTCTTCCCATTACCTCCACAAAAAAGATTCTACTATGAGATTCTGCAGTATCCCGGATTTTATCTATGCCCTCCATGGCTGTATTCAGGGCCGTATCATATCCAATGGTAAAGTCTGTCCCATACAGATCATTATCTATGGTACCCGGAGCTCCCACGATAGGAATGGGATGTTCACTGGAAAAAGCACGTGCGCCTGCAAAAGTTCCATCCCCTCCAATTGCTACCATGCCTTCAATCCCGGCTTTCTTTAAATTTTTGAAGGCTTTTCTCCGGCCTTCGGGAGTACGAAATCTCTCGCTTCGGGAGGATTTCAGAATCGTTCCCCCTCTCTGAATAATATTACTTACCGAGCGCGCATCCATCTCCACAAAATCCGATTCGATCATTCCTTCATAGCCCCGGCGGATACCGATGACTTTGATTCCATGATAAATACAGGTTCTCACTACAGCTCGCACACAAGCATTCATTCCGGGTGCATCACCGCCAGAAGTATATACGCCTATGCAATTCATAATTTTCAAATTTTAGTTCAACAAATTTCCGAAGCAAAAGCTTCTGAAAACGCTTGCAGTATGTCTTTGGGCTTGTTTGTTTTCTGGAAAGGCGCACAAATATAAACACTTATAAGAAAAGTCAAATATTCGATTCATTTAAGCCTGTAGAGCCTTGCTGAGAGGAAAGCTCTTAGTATCTTCGTTCCATGAATGAAGCTCCTATAGGTATCTTTGATTCGGGTTTCGGAGGGCTATCTGTCTGGAAGGAATGCAAAGCTCTTCTCCCCAATGAGCAGTTCATTTATATTGCTGATCAAGCCTATTGTCCCTATGGCCCCAAATCTCAGGATGCCATTCTCCAGCGAGCGAGAGAGCTGAGTCAATATTTCCTGAAAAAGGGAGCAAAACTCATTATCATCGCCTGCAATACGGCCACAGCAGCTGCAATCAAATACCTAAGAGAAGAATTTGACATCCCCTTTGTAGGAATGGAACCGGCCATCAAGCCTGCAGCTCTGGATAGCCAAACAGGACATATAGGTATACTGGCTACACAGGGAACTTTTGCCGGACAGCATTTCCAAAATACCCGGGAGAAATTTGCACAGGGAGTTGAACTGCATATCCAGGTAGGAGAAGGCCTGGTGGAACTGGTGGAATCCGGAAAAATCGATGGGCCGGAATGTCTGGCTGTTCTGGCACCTTATCTCCTCCCAATGAAAGCCAAAGGTATAGATCAATTGGTACTGGGCTGTACTCACTATCCATTTCTCAGCAAAGCGATTTCAGCCATACTTGGAGAAGGGGTCAAATTGATCGATCCGGCTCCGGCAGTCGCTCGTCAATTGCATAATGTATTGGAAGGAGGAAACATCCTGAGCAAAAGACAGATAAGAGCCGTAGATATATTCTACACGAGCGGATCCTTGATATCCGGTCAGAAAAGCCTGAACAAACTGGAAGTTATTTTAGGAATGAGCATCAATTTATCTCATCTATCCCTAGAAGATTGAAAAATTTGTATGTTAGCAAGATGAGAACTATTAGCTACCTACTTAGCATACTGCTTGTCATTGCTACAAGCCTAGCTTTATGGGCACAAATGCCAGATGCTCCGGAAAGAGCTGAAGGAGATGGCCCTTATTCCCAACTCATTATTCGGGGGGCAACCCTGATCAATGGCAATGGTGCCCCTCCTTTAGGTCCGGTAGATGTGGTTATTGAAAATGATCGCATAAAATCTGTGCGTCCTGTGGGAGCTCCGGGAGTGCCAATCAATGAACGCAGAAGACCTAAAGCTGAAGAAGGAGCAAAAGAAATTGATGCTACTGGGATGTATTTGTTGCCTGGTTTCGTGGATATGCATGGACATATCGGAGGAAGCCAACAAGGTACCCTTCCCGAGTATGTATTTAAGTTGTGGCTAGCTCATGGAGTTACAACTGTGCGAGATCCAGGATCAGGAAATGGACTGGATTGGACCTTGAAACATAGAGAAAAAAGTAATAAAAATACGATTACAGCTCCCCGTTTATACTCCTATGCATTTTTTGGGATGGGGGCAAAAGAGGAAATTTCCACCCCCGAACAAGCCCGTGCATGGGTAAGAAAAATCGCAGCAGATGGTGCTGATGGGATCAAGTTCTTTGGTTTACGTCCAGACATCATGGCAGCGGCTTTGGATGAGGCAAAAAAACATGAGCTTCGCTCTGCTTGTCACCATGCACAGCTCAATGTAGCCTGGCTCAATGTTCTGCATACTGCCAAGATGGGACTCACGTCTATGGAGCACTGGTATGGTCTGCCTGAAGCCCTTTTCAAAGACAAAACCATCCAGCATTATCCGGCAGATTATAACTATCAAAACGAACAGGATAGATTTAGTGAAGCCGGTAGATTGTGGAAACAAGCCGCAAAGCCTTATAGCGATCATTGGAATGCCGTTATGGACAGCCTGATCGCCCTGGACTTCACCCTGGATCCTACCTTCAATATATATGAAGCCAGTAGAGACCTGATGCGGGCAAGGAGAGCTGAATGGCATGATATCTATACCCTTCCTTCTCTCTGGCGTTTCTACCAACCCAGCAAAATTTCGCATGGTTCTTACTGGCACTTCTGGGGAACGGAAGAGGAAGTGGATTGGAAAGAAAATTACCGGCTTTGGATGACCTTTGTCAATGAGTATAAAAACCGCGGAGGCCGCGTCACAACCGGCTCTGATTCAGGTTTCATCTTTCAGCTGTATGGTTTTGCCTACATCAGAGAACTCGAATTATTGAGAGAAGCGGGTTTTCACCCCCTCGAAGTTATCCGTGCTGCTACTCTCAAAGGAGCAGAAGCTCTAGGCGCCAATGATGAAATTGGTTCTATAGAAGTAGGTAAGAAAGCAGATATGTTTTTAGTGGAAGAAAATCCTCTGGCCAATCTGAAAGTTCTCTATGGAACAGGTGCTATCAAGCTCAACGATAAAAACGAAGTAACCCGCGTAGGG includes:
- the hslV gene encoding ATP-dependent protease subunit HslV, whose protein sequence is MQKIHATTVLGVLHNGEVALGADGQATMGDTVAKSNVKKVRLIGEGKIMIGFAGSTSDAFTLVERFEEKLNMYRSNLTRAAIEMAKDWRTDRYLRKLEAMLVVMDKGSGLIISGTGDVLSPDEDILSIGSGSNYARSAALALKRHAPHLSAEEIVKQALTIAADICIYTNHNLEILTLKD
- a CDS encoding NADH-quinone oxidoreductase subunit I translates to MGTQKGIIKGSKKERRLSLSGKLYFPEVFKGMWFSFKHMFRPTVTIQYPEKKPVLGPEFRGRPVLVAEQGKERCVACGLCARACPPLAISMQAAEMEEDQKERFPERFEIDMLRCIYCGFCEEVCPEEAIVMSPEYDLNFQSREDAVFGKDRLVVDKDQLKPRLDFLEERRNKNFGEVYNFEKGNNIHTLRNRE
- a CDS encoding geranylgeranylglycerol-phosphate geranylgeranyltransferase: MLRDALNFLRISRPVNVFISFLAFGVAAFISQDKSWAFLTDSVFWATAICIIVIASAGYWVNDVYDFRIDRINKPGKTIVNAFLSVKKVLTVYFFVNGGILIFSFIYLGYMNQMYHIFVINLISVGLLFLYASYLKRIGIPGNLSIAFLIALVILLAGYLYEVNSPLVWTMVFAFEITLIREITKDVEDIRGDLQFELRTLPIQIGIRRTKYILQVFYVFFLLSCYIPFIYGYFRVNTLIWNYLLVSVLLVQIPTIYMMYLLARSVRPEDFGKQSTYLKYIMLGGIASLFFLY
- the pfkA gene encoding 6-phosphofructokinase, with translation MNCIGVYTSGGDAPGMNACVRAVVRTCIYHGIKVIGIRRGYEGMIESDFVEMDARSVSNIIQRGGTILKSSRSERFRTPEGRRKAFKNLKKAGIEGMVAIGGDGTFAGARAFSSEHPIPIVGAPGTIDNDLYGTDFTIGYDTALNTAMEGIDKIRDTAESHSRIFFVEVMGRDAGFLALNSGIAAAAEAVLIPEEETIIEDIIKKLEQGRKKDSNIIVVAEGDDAGGAFEVAKKVEENYDYQTRVVVLGHIQRGGSPSCFDRVLASRMGMAAVEALREGLSNVMVGMVNDEIKYTSFDKACKHEQQINKSLFDLLNILSV
- the murI gene encoding glutamate racemase, with protein sequence MNEAPIGIFDSGFGGLSVWKECKALLPNEQFIYIADQAYCPYGPKSQDAILQRARELSQYFLKKGAKLIIIACNTATAAAIKYLREEFDIPFVGMEPAIKPAALDSQTGHIGILATQGTFAGQHFQNTREKFAQGVELHIQVGEGLVELVESGKIDGPECLAVLAPYLLPMKAKGIDQLVLGCTHYPFLSKAISAILGEGVKLIDPAPAVARQLHNVLEGGNILSKRQIRAVDIFYTSGSLISGQKSLNKLEVILGMSINLSHLSLED
- a CDS encoding amidohydrolase family protein: MRTISYLLSILLVIATSLALWAQMPDAPERAEGDGPYSQLIIRGATLINGNGAPPLGPVDVVIENDRIKSVRPVGAPGVPINERRRPKAEEGAKEIDATGMYLLPGFVDMHGHIGGSQQGTLPEYVFKLWLAHGVTTVRDPGSGNGLDWTLKHREKSNKNTITAPRLYSYAFFGMGAKEEISTPEQARAWVRKIAADGADGIKFFGLRPDIMAAALDEAKKHELRSACHHAQLNVAWLNVLHTAKMGLTSMEHWYGLPEALFKDKTIQHYPADYNYQNEQDRFSEAGRLWKQAAKPYSDHWNAVMDSLIALDFTLDPTFNIYEASRDLMRARRAEWHDIYTLPSLWRFYQPSKISHGSYWHFWGTEEEVDWKENYRLWMTFVNEYKNRGGRVTTGSDSGFIFQLYGFAYIRELELLREAGFHPLEVIRAATLKGAEALGANDEIGSIEVGKKADMFLVEENPLANLKVLYGTGAIKLNDKNEVTRVGGVKYTIKDGIVYDAKQLLKDVEEMVKEAKEKEGFEIKQPGMKE